A genomic window from Lotus japonicus ecotype B-129 chromosome 1, LjGifu_v1.2 includes:
- the LOC130734333 gene encoding aspartic proteinase Asp1-like isoform X1, with amino-acid sequence MDLKFWVLASSSLHTVLLFLVFSSIFPLAFSDVNQPHNAKNPRNTENRLGSSAVFKVQGNVYPLGYYTVFINIGHPPKFYDLDIDSGSDLTWIECDGPCKGCTKPLDQLYRPNNNLVNCVDQLCDGVRLSTDNQCAAPDEQCDYEVEYADHGSSLGVLVRDHIHLHFTNGSVVRPKIAFGCGYDQKYSGPITPPSTAGVIGLGNGRSSIVSQLHSLGLIRNVVGHCLSAQGGGFLFFGDDLIPSSGIVWTPMLPSSMEKHYSSGPAELLFNGKPTTVKGLELIFDSGSSYTYFNAQTYQAIVDLVSSDLKGKQLKRATDDQTLPICWKGTKSFKSASDVKNHFKPLALRFTKTKNLQMLIPPEAYLIVTKHGNVCLGILNGSEVGLGDLNIIGDISLQDKMVIYDNEKQLIGWVSSNCDTLPSVDRDFEGRFSHPQAANIFAERCPATYEVTDS; translated from the exons ATGGATTTGAAATTCTGGGTATTAGCATCATCTTCATTGCACACAGTTTTGCTCTTTCTGGtattttcttccattttccCACTCGCTTTCTCGGATGTCAATCAACCCCACAACGCCAAAAACCCCCGCAACACAGAGAATCGGCTTGGCTCCTCAGCTGTTTTCAAGGTTCAAGGGAATGTTTACCCTCTTGG GTATTACACAGTGTTTATTAACATTGGCCATCCCCCCAAGTTTTACGACCTTGATATTGACTCAGGTAGTGACCTCACTTGGATTGAGTGTGATGGACCATGTAAAGGTTGCACCAAG CCTCTGGATCAGCTTTATAGACCCAACAACAACCTCGTCAATTGTGTGGATCAGTTGTGTGATGGAGTGCGCCTATCAACAGACAATCAATGTGCTGCCCCAGATGAACAATGTGACTATGAGGTTGAGTATGCAGATCATGGATCATCTCTGGGTGTGCTAGTCCGAGACCACATTCACCTCCATTTCACCAATGGCTCAGTGGTGCGCCCTAAGATAGCTTTTGG GTGTGGATATGATCAAAAGTATTCTGGTCCTATCACCCCACCTTCTACAGCAGGGGTCATTGGCCTTGGGAATGGCAGATCAAGCATTGTGTCCCAACTTCATTCTCTGGGTCTGATTCGCAATGTGGTTGGCCACTGCTTAAGTGCGCAAGGAGGAGGGTTTTTATTCTTTGGAGATGATCTTATTCCGTCATCAGGAATTGTTTGGACACCCATGTTGCCTAGTTCTATGGA AAAACACTATAGCTCAGGACCAGCAGAACTTCTGTTCAATGGAAAGCCTACTACTGTTAAGGGTCTTGAACTAATCTTTGACAGTGGGAGCTCTTACACATATTTCAATGCCCAAACATATCAAGCTATAGTTGATTTG GTAAGTAGTGATTTAAAGGGAAAACAGTTGAAAAGAGCAACAGATGATCAAACACTTCCAATATGTTGGAAGGGTACAAAGTCTTTCAAATCTGCAAGTGATGTCAAGAACCATTTCAAGCCCCTAGCATTGAGATTCACAAAAACAAAGAACTTGCAAATGCTAATACCGCCCGAAGCTTATCTTATTGTCACG AAACATGGCAATGTTTGCTTGGGGATTCTAAATGGTTCTGAAGTAGGGCTTGGAGATCTCAACATAATAGGCG ACATCTCTCTACAAGATAAAATGGTGATTTATGACAACGAGAAGCAGCTTATTGGATGGGTTTCTTCCAACTGTGATACGCTTCCCAG TGTTGATCGTGATTTTGAAGGCCGTTTTTCACACCCACAAGCAGCTAATATCTTTGCTGAGAGGTGCCCAGCAACTTATGAAGTAACAGACAGTTAA
- the LOC130734333 gene encoding aspartic proteinase Asp1-like isoform X2 produces the protein MDLKFWVLASSSLHTVLLFLVFSSIFPLAFSDVNQPHNAKNPRNTENRLGSSAVFKVQGNVYPLGYYTVFINIGHPPKFYDLDIDSGSDLTWIECDGPCKGCTKPLDQLYRPNNNLVNCVDQLCDGVRLSTDNQCAAPDEQCDYEVEYADHGSSLGVLVRDHIHLHFTNGSVVRPKIAFGCGYDQKYSGPITPPSTAGVIGLGNGRSSIVSQLHSLGLIRNVVGHCLSAQGGGFLFFGDDLIPSSGIVWTPMLPSSMEKHYSSGPAELLFNGKPTTVKGLELIFDSGSSYTYFNAQTYQAIVDLVSSDLKGKQLKRATDDQTLPICWKGTKSFKSASDVKNHFKPLALRFTKTKNLQMLIPPEAYLIVTKHGNVCLGILNGSEVGLGDLNIIGDISLQDKMVIYDNEKQLIGWVSSNCDTLPRPFFTPTSS, from the exons ATGGATTTGAAATTCTGGGTATTAGCATCATCTTCATTGCACACAGTTTTGCTCTTTCTGGtattttcttccattttccCACTCGCTTTCTCGGATGTCAATCAACCCCACAACGCCAAAAACCCCCGCAACACAGAGAATCGGCTTGGCTCCTCAGCTGTTTTCAAGGTTCAAGGGAATGTTTACCCTCTTGG GTATTACACAGTGTTTATTAACATTGGCCATCCCCCCAAGTTTTACGACCTTGATATTGACTCAGGTAGTGACCTCACTTGGATTGAGTGTGATGGACCATGTAAAGGTTGCACCAAG CCTCTGGATCAGCTTTATAGACCCAACAACAACCTCGTCAATTGTGTGGATCAGTTGTGTGATGGAGTGCGCCTATCAACAGACAATCAATGTGCTGCCCCAGATGAACAATGTGACTATGAGGTTGAGTATGCAGATCATGGATCATCTCTGGGTGTGCTAGTCCGAGACCACATTCACCTCCATTTCACCAATGGCTCAGTGGTGCGCCCTAAGATAGCTTTTGG GTGTGGATATGATCAAAAGTATTCTGGTCCTATCACCCCACCTTCTACAGCAGGGGTCATTGGCCTTGGGAATGGCAGATCAAGCATTGTGTCCCAACTTCATTCTCTGGGTCTGATTCGCAATGTGGTTGGCCACTGCTTAAGTGCGCAAGGAGGAGGGTTTTTATTCTTTGGAGATGATCTTATTCCGTCATCAGGAATTGTTTGGACACCCATGTTGCCTAGTTCTATGGA AAAACACTATAGCTCAGGACCAGCAGAACTTCTGTTCAATGGAAAGCCTACTACTGTTAAGGGTCTTGAACTAATCTTTGACAGTGGGAGCTCTTACACATATTTCAATGCCCAAACATATCAAGCTATAGTTGATTTG GTAAGTAGTGATTTAAAGGGAAAACAGTTGAAAAGAGCAACAGATGATCAAACACTTCCAATATGTTGGAAGGGTACAAAGTCTTTCAAATCTGCAAGTGATGTCAAGAACCATTTCAAGCCCCTAGCATTGAGATTCACAAAAACAAAGAACTTGCAAATGCTAATACCGCCCGAAGCTTATCTTATTGTCACG AAACATGGCAATGTTTGCTTGGGGATTCTAAATGGTTCTGAAGTAGGGCTTGGAGATCTCAACATAATAGGCG ACATCTCTCTACAAGATAAAATGGTGATTTATGACAACGAGAAGCAGCTTATTGGATGGGTTTCTTCCAACTGTGATACGCTTCCCAG GCCGTTTTTCACACCCACAAGCAGCTAA